From Acidobacteriota bacterium, a single genomic window includes:
- a CDS encoding S9 family peptidase: MKIEAIIVFLLIAFSVPFVAAQETPLTLENIYSNRAFRQKGFGPVRWMKDSKGYSTVEMNRDAGGGEIVRYDAQSGERSVLVSAKALTPVGAQKPLDIDDYIWSEDNTQLLVFTNTKKVWRYNTRGDYWVLNLRSGNLQQLGRSLEASTLMFAKFSPDGSRVGYVSKQNIYIEDIATARINQITKDGGGNIINGTFDWVYEEELDCRDGFRWSPDGKTIAYWQSDTKNIGTFYLIDNVSDIYSKPIPLPYPKVGTTLSAVKVGVIPAAGGKTKWFAVPGDPANNYLARMDFIPNSNELMIQQLNRLQNTNKVWIANAGSLALNNILTETNVGFLDIHDNIRWLDAEKYFTWTSERDGWMHLYRVSRDGKDIKPITKGEFDVVNINRIDPAGGYVYYIASPESFTERYLYRSRLDGVGGTERVTPAGAPGHHSYQMSDDAKWAIHTYNNSTNPNRIALVRLPEHKETKLMEDNRELKAKYDKLALRPKEFFKVDIGDEKLDAYMIKPANFDPNKKYALLFYVYGEPAGTTVQNNWDGGEGLWHQYLAQKGYVVVSVDNRGTRTPRGYKWRQSIYGQIGILASEDQSKAAKKILEMHSFLDPSRVGIWGWSGGGQMTLNCMFRYPEIYKTGIAVSFVSDQKLYDATYQERYMGLLEGNAKGYRDGSPINFAKNLQGKLMIIHGTGDDNVHYQSFEMLVNELIKHNKLFTMMSYPMRAHGINEGENTTLHLRRTMEQYWLNNL; the protein is encoded by the coding sequence ATGAAAATCGAAGCAATTATCGTCTTCCTTCTTATCGCCTTCAGCGTGCCGTTTGTCGCGGCGCAGGAGACGCCGCTGACGCTTGAGAACATCTATTCGAACCGCGCCTTCCGGCAAAAGGGATTCGGGCCTGTGCGCTGGATGAAGGACAGCAAAGGATATTCGACGGTCGAGATGAATCGGGACGCGGGCGGCGGCGAGATCGTTCGCTACGACGCGCAATCGGGCGAGCGCTCGGTGCTAGTTTCCGCGAAAGCGCTGACTCCGGTCGGCGCCCAAAAACCGCTTGATATCGATGATTACATTTGGTCCGAAGACAACACGCAGTTGCTGGTTTTCACCAACACGAAAAAGGTTTGGCGATACAACACGCGCGGCGATTACTGGGTTTTGAACCTGCGAAGCGGAAACCTTCAGCAGCTTGGAAGATCTCTCGAGGCGAGCACGCTGATGTTCGCGAAATTCTCGCCCGACGGATCGCGCGTCGGTTACGTCAGCAAACAGAACATATACATCGAGGACATCGCGACTGCCAGGATCAATCAGATCACCAAAGACGGCGGCGGAAACATCATCAACGGAACGTTCGATTGGGTTTACGAAGAGGAACTCGACTGCCGCGACGGATTCCGTTGGAGTCCGGACGGAAAAACCATCGCCTATTGGCAGTCCGACACGAAAAATATCGGCACTTTCTATCTGATCGACAACGTCTCGGACATCTATTCGAAACCGATCCCGCTTCCCTATCCGAAGGTCGGTACGACACTTTCGGCGGTCAAGGTCGGTGTCATCCCGGCGGCGGGCGGCAAGACGAAATGGTTCGCGGTTCCCGGCGATCCGGCGAACAACTACCTGGCGCGGATGGATTTCATACCGAATTCGAACGAATTGATGATCCAACAGCTGAACCGGCTCCAAAACACCAACAAGGTCTGGATCGCGAACGCCGGGTCGCTGGCTCTGAACAATATTCTGACCGAAACGAACGTCGGCTTTCTCGATATCCACGACAACATCCGCTGGCTCGATGCCGAGAAATACTTCACCTGGACGAGCGAGCGCGACGGCTGGATGCATCTTTACCGCGTCTCGCGGGACGGAAAGGATATCAAGCCGATCACCAAGGGCGAATTCGACGTCGTCAACATCAACCGCATCGATCCGGCCGGCGGATACGTCTATTACATCGCCTCGCCCGAGAGTTTCACCGAGCGCTATTTGTACCGAAGCCGTCTGGATGGAGTCGGAGGGACTGAGCGCGTGACGCCCGCCGGCGCGCCGGGTCATCATTCGTACCAGATGTCGGACGATGCGAAATGGGCGATCCATACCTACAACAATTCGACGAATCCGAACAGGATCGCGCTTGTACGCTTGCCGGAACACAAAGAAACGAAATTGATGGAGGACAATCGCGAACTCAAGGCGAAGTACGACAAGCTCGCGCTTCGTCCGAAGGAGTTTTTCAAGGTCGATATCGGCGACGAAAAACTCGACGCCTATATGATCAAGCCGGCGAATTTCGATCCGAACAAGAAGTACGCGCTGCTTTTTTATGTTTACGGAGAGCCGGCCGGAACGACCGTGCAAAACAACTGGGACGGCGGCGAAGGCCTTTGGCATCAATACCTGGCGCAAAAAGGTTACGTCGTCGTGAGCGTCGACAATCGCGGCACACGGACCCCGCGCGGATACAAGTGGCGGCAATCGATCTACGGGCAGATCGGAATTCTCGCGTCAGAAGACCAAAGCAAGGCGGCGAAAAAGATCCTTGAAATGCACAGTTTTCTCGATCCGTCACGTGTCGGAATCTGGGGCTGGAGCGGCGGCGGACAAATGACTCTCAACTGTATGTTCCGCTATCCCGAGATCTACAAAACCGGAATCGCCGTATCGTTCGTTTCGGATCAGAAGCTCTACGACGCGACATATCAGGAGCGATATATGGGATTGCTCGAAGGAAATGCGAAAGGCTATCGCGACGGTTCGCCGATCAACTTCGCGAAGAATCTGCAGGGAAAACTGATGATCATCCACGGGACGGGCGACGACAACGTTCATTATCAGAGCTTCGAAATGCTCGTCAACGAATTGATCAAACACAACAAACTGTTCACGATGATGTCATATCCGATGCGCGCCCACGGCATAAACGAAGGCGAGAACACGACCCTGCATCTGCGCCGGACGATGGAGCAGTATTGGTTGAATAATTTGTGA
- a CDS encoding type II toxin-antitoxin system VapC family toxin, whose product MKTEVAFWDTSAILPLICSQEFSAQSRRFLRSHPRLVVWWGAPVEISSALARLAAEGDLNGSETIGSWRRWEILKSAARTVSPAERVLELACDIPRHYGLRSLDSFQLAAAFVWCKERPRNRPFVTADAKLAGAAESAGFAIKLFRA is encoded by the coding sequence ATGAAGACTGAGGTAGCATTCTGGGACACAAGCGCAATTTTGCCTCTGATCTGTTCGCAAGAGTTCAGCGCGCAATCCCGACGCTTCTTGCGCAGCCACCCACGGTTGGTGGTCTGGTGGGGAGCGCCGGTTGAAATAAGCAGCGCCTTGGCACGACTCGCCGCCGAAGGCGATTTGAACGGCAGCGAGACGATCGGCTCTTGGCGTCGTTGGGAAATCTTGAAGAGCGCGGCGCGCACCGTTTCGCCGGCCGAACGGGTTCTTGAGTTGGCTTGCGATATCCCGCGCCATTACGGGTTGCGCAGTCTGGATTCCTTTCAACTTGCAGCCGCTTTCGTTTGGTGCAAGGAACGTCCGCGAAACCGGCCATTCGTGACCGCCGACGCCAAGCTGGCTGGCGCGGCTGAATCCGCCGGGTTTGCGATCAAGCTATTTCGTGCTTGA
- a CDS encoding VWA domain-containing protein translates to MKRFVTSLFLIASLAIGDFAQSGVLIPGDADRPDATILALAKMDVDVAIDNNRATVRIVQIFENKTKNTLEGQYVFALPGAAAVSDFAVWENTQRIPGVMLEKRRANALYESIKNQQIDPGILQTTDDEDAESGFRAKIFPIDAFGTKRLELEYTEDLSVNDLVSRITIPLKPNAGESQSVRSFSLRVHVASAHPIAPESAGGGAFPLTLNTVSANEFTGEFGAENFELSNDFEFGYRTEVGADELGVVAYRAPERITAFDLRDPRSAQTNANGYFQAQAIFAKRPQTPRPPKRLVVALDTSLSMYGEKIRQGVEALDFFLHSLRPEDQFSLMLFNDETTAFGRKPVAATPDSVESALKFVKAATLGGGTNLAKAVRSARDEANKFGGGAVEIVMITDANPTRETAKQKEIAGIFKDSPFRFSAFALGESANTELLETLAANSSGMVESARETEDIAVKLASFFARIGAPRVTDVALQEDQNLYDVYESSPGSFFGADVRFVGRYRRPQPQIFRLTTGNGIALERTLDLPELDESHGFLPRLWAQARINALLRVINENGESEELINEIISLSEKYKIVTPYTAFLAAPRALLRPRLIQPGDPVIRVRTDESITGVTAVLPFGETLRLEFDTTEKLWETRFLAPEWMTDGTYKCRLILTDRNGNAYEESKSFVIDSRAPKVKIDIENRAYRAGETVEVRVRSDRDTARLTARLFGSEPVRLFWSNEKKANVGLLKIGESLAPGRYTLSVSAADFAHNQTTEDISIEVTGL, encoded by the coding sequence ATGAAACGTTTTGTTACAAGCCTTTTCCTGATCGCCAGTCTCGCCATCGGCGACTTTGCCCAGTCGGGCGTACTGATCCCGGGCGATGCCGACCGTCCCGATGCGACGATTCTCGCGCTTGCGAAAATGGATGTCGACGTCGCCATCGACAACAACCGCGCGACCGTCCGGATCGTTCAGATCTTCGAAAACAAGACCAAGAACACGCTCGAAGGACAGTATGTTTTTGCGTTGCCCGGCGCGGCGGCGGTTTCGGACTTCGCCGTTTGGGAGAACACCCAGCGGATCCCGGGCGTGATGCTCGAAAAACGCCGCGCGAACGCGCTCTACGAATCGATCAAGAATCAGCAGATCGATCCGGGAATTCTGCAGACGACCGATGATGAAGATGCCGAAAGCGGATTTCGGGCGAAGATCTTTCCGATCGACGCTTTCGGAACGAAACGGCTGGAACTTGAATATACGGAAGACCTCTCGGTCAACGACCTCGTTTCGCGGATCACGATCCCGCTCAAGCCAAACGCCGGCGAAAGCCAGTCGGTCAGGTCTTTCAGTCTCCGCGTCCACGTTGCGAGCGCGCACCCGATCGCCCCGGAATCCGCTGGCGGCGGCGCGTTTCCGCTGACGCTGAACACGGTTTCGGCAAACGAGTTTACCGGCGAGTTTGGGGCTGAAAACTTTGAACTCTCAAACGACTTCGAATTCGGTTACCGGACCGAGGTCGGCGCGGACGAACTGGGCGTCGTCGCGTATCGCGCTCCGGAGCGAATCACGGCCTTCGACCTGCGCGATCCGCGCTCGGCGCAGACGAACGCCAATGGCTACTTCCAGGCGCAGGCGATCTTCGCCAAGCGCCCCCAAACCCCGCGGCCTCCGAAAAGGCTCGTCGTCGCGCTCGACACGTCGCTTTCGATGTACGGCGAGAAGATCCGCCAAGGTGTCGAAGCGCTCGACTTCTTTCTCCATTCGCTTCGCCCGGAAGATCAGTTCAGCTTGATGCTGTTCAATGACGAGACGACGGCTTTCGGCCGAAAGCCGGTCGCAGCGACACCCGATTCGGTCGAATCCGCGCTTAAGTTCGTCAAGGCGGCGACTCTCGGCGGTGGCACGAACCTTGCGAAGGCCGTGCGGTCCGCCCGCGACGAAGCGAATAAGTTTGGCGGGGGAGCAGTCGAGATCGTGATGATCACGGATGCCAATCCGACGCGCGAAACGGCGAAACAAAAGGAGATCGCCGGGATATTCAAAGACTCGCCATTTCGATTTTCCGCCTTCGCGCTCGGCGAGAGTGCGAACACGGAATTGCTCGAAACGCTCGCGGCGAATTCGAGCGGAATGGTCGAATCGGCGCGAGAGACCGAGGATATCGCGGTGAAACTCGCGTCGTTCTTCGCCCGCATCGGCGCTCCTCGCGTGACCGATGTCGCGCTTCAGGAGGACCAGAACCTTTACGACGTGTATGAATCCTCGCCCGGCTCGTTTTTCGGCGCGGACGTCAGGTTCGTCGGCCGTTATCGCCGGCCGCAACCGCAGATCTTCCGGTTGACGACCGGCAACGGAATCGCGCTCGAACGGACGCTGGATCTTCCCGAACTCGACGAATCGCACGGATTTTTGCCGCGGCTCTGGGCGCAGGCCCGGATCAATGCGCTGCTCCGGGTGATAAACGAGAACGGCGAGAGCGAGGAGCTGATCAACGAGATTATCTCGCTCTCGGAAAAATACAAGATCGTGACGCCCTATACGGCCTTCCTCGCCGCGCCGCGCGCGCTTCTTCGGCCGCGCCTGATCCAGCCCGGCGACCCCGTGATCCGCGTTCGGACCGACGAATCGATTACCGGCGTGACCGCCGTTCTGCCATTCGGCGAGACGCTGCGGCTCGAATTCGACACGACCGAAAAGCTCTGGGAAACGCGATTTTTGGCGCCGGAATGGATGACCGACGGCACGTACAAATGCCGGTTGATACTGACCGACCGCAACGGGAACGCCTACGAAGAGTCGAAATCGTTCGTCATCGACAGCCGTGCGCCAAAGGTCAAGATCGACATCGAAAACCGCGCCTATCGTGCCGGCGAAACGGTCGAGGTCCGCGTCCGGTCGGATCGCGATACCGCGCGACTCACGGCGCGTCTTTTCGGTTCCGAACCGGTGCGTCTGTTCTGGTCGAACGAGAAAAAGGCGAATGTCGGACTGCTGAAAATCGGCGAATCGCTCGCGCCGGGACGTTACACGCTGTCGGTCTCGGCCGCGGACTTTGCGCATAACCAGACAACCGAGGATATCTCGATCGAGGTGACAGGATTATGA
- a CDS encoding type II toxin-antitoxin system prevent-host-death family antitoxin has translation MRTANIAELKNNLSSYLADVKLGEEIVISDRNRPFAKIIPLQNADDFSSEELALAAAGILRLPEIDAIPDSFFSAKMPKLSAKKAVQAILEERDED, from the coding sequence ATGAGGACCGCCAATATTGCTGAATTGAAGAACAATCTCAGCAGTTACCTTGCCGACGTCAAACTCGGCGAAGAGATCGTGATAAGCGACCGCAACCGGCCGTTTGCGAAGATAATTCCACTGCAAAACGCGGATGACTTCTCTTCCGAGGAGTTGGCGTTGGCGGCCGCGGGTATTTTGAGATTGCCCGAGATCGACGCGATTCCGGACTCTTTTTTTTCGGCAAAAATGCCGAAACTAAGCGCGAAAAAGGCGGTTCAGGCGATTCTTGAAGAAAGAGATGAAGACTGA
- a CDS encoding transposase, whose protein sequence is MKVLVYAYLRNIYSSRKIEQALQENVHFMARRQREAGPNTLADFRSKRLKDHLEKIFSQVVLLLVEEGAVSLREVILDGTKIEANANLHVPGQRRWSGTSSG, encoded by the coding sequence TTGAAGGTGCTGGTTTACGCGTATCTTCGGAATATCTATTCGTCCCGGAAGATCGAGCAGGCGTTGCAGGAAAACGTGCATTTCATGGCTCGCCGGCAACGCGAGGCCGGACCAAACACGCTGGCGGACTTTCGGTCGAAGCGGCTGAAAGATCATCTTGAGAAGATCTTTTCGCAGGTCGTGCTGCTGCTTGTCGAAGAGGGGGCGGTATCGTTGCGGGAAGTGATACTGGACGGGACGAAGATCGAGGCGAACGCGAACCTACACGTTCCTGGGCAAAGACGGTGGAGCGGAACAAGCAGCGGATAA
- a CDS encoding glycoside hydrolase family 95 protein, with product MKIGRLIVFSLLLVAISLSQISATESHGTERKFDPSNYIWFSKPAAKWDEALPVGNGRLGGMVFGGGDEERIQLNEDTYWSGGPYSTVVKGGYTALPEIQRLVFAEQYLEAHNLFGRNLMGYPIEQQKYQSLANLHLFFDHGKSVAEYERSLDLETGAARTTYSAGGVRYEREVIASAPDQVIAVRLTADRPGSISFTANLRGVRNQAHSNYGTDYFRMDAVGGDGLAVTGKSADYLGVAGKLRYEGRLKVIPDGGTIKTNGVDLRVKNANSVTLYFVAATNFVNYRDVSADAHLRVESYLASLKDRTYESVRKAAIADYKGLYDRASLSLPATDNSYLPTDQRKVENQTAPDPSLAALAYNFGRYLLISSSRPGTQPANLQGIWNDDMNPAWDSKYTTNINAQMNYWAVDSANLAELGKPFYKMISELTDQGSQVAREHYGAGGWVVHQNTDIWRVAAPMDGPSWGTFTVGGAWLTTHLWEHYEYTRDTAFLAENYPVMEGSVRFFMDFLVKHPNGKWLVTNPSTSPENFPDGGGNKPYFDEFTGSRLPGTTICAGSSIDMQILHDLFGYYIEASEILGKRSALVDEVRVARAKLVPPQIGSDGSLQEWADDWRSLEKNHRHFSHLYGLYPGRVLWDKRTPEFITAYKNVLNERGDGGKGFSMAWKMALWARLGDGNRANKIFKGYLNEQSCSQMFALCGKSLQVDGSLGMTAAITEMLVQSQGDAITLLPALPDEWKSGRFRGVVARGGFVLDFEWMDRRLTKLTIRSKAGSVLRLKTVSPATVTIDGKRRTVTPNASGVIEIPTVKGGQYVIGFQS from the coding sequence ATGAAAATCGGTCGGCTCATTGTTTTCAGTTTGTTGTTAGTGGCGATCTCGCTTTCGCAGATCAGCGCGACCGAATCGCACGGCACCGAGCGAAAGTTCGACCCCTCGAATTACATTTGGTTTTCAAAACCCGCGGCGAAGTGGGACGAGGCATTGCCGGTCGGAAACGGCAGGCTCGGCGGGATGGTGTTCGGCGGCGGGGACGAAGAGCGGATCCAACTGAACGAAGACACATACTGGTCGGGCGGACCGTATTCGACGGTCGTCAAAGGCGGCTACACGGCATTGCCCGAGATCCAGCGACTCGTCTTCGCCGAACAGTATCTCGAGGCGCACAACCTTTTCGGCCGCAATCTGATGGGTTATCCGATCGAGCAGCAAAAGTATCAAAGCCTCGCGAATCTTCATTTATTCTTTGATCACGGAAAATCAGTGGCCGAATATGAGCGTTCGCTCGATTTGGAGACCGGCGCAGCTCGGACGACGTATTCGGCCGGCGGCGTTCGATACGAGCGCGAGGTGATCGCGTCCGCGCCCGATCAAGTGATCGCCGTCCGTCTTACCGCCGACCGCCCCGGAAGCATTTCGTTTACCGCGAATCTTCGCGGCGTACGCAATCAGGCGCATTCGAATTACGGAACCGATTATTTCAGAATGGACGCGGTCGGCGGCGACGGACTGGCGGTGACGGGAAAATCGGCGGATTATCTCGGCGTTGCCGGCAAACTGCGCTACGAGGGACGGCTCAAGGTGATTCCGGACGGCGGAACCATCAAAACGAACGGCGTCGATCTTCGGGTCAAAAACGCAAACTCGGTGACGCTGTACTTTGTCGCCGCGACCAATTTCGTCAATTACCGCGATGTCAGCGCCGATGCGCATCTTCGCGTCGAAAGCTATCTGGCATCATTGAAAGATCGGACGTACGAATCCGTTCGAAAAGCGGCGATTGCCGACTACAAGGGTTTGTATGATCGCGCTTCGCTCAGCCTTCCGGCGACGGACAATTCGTATCTCCCGACCGATCAGCGAAAAGTTGAAAATCAGACCGCGCCGGATCCGAGTCTTGCGGCGCTGGCGTATAATTTCGGCCGTTATCTGCTGATCTCATCGTCGCGGCCCGGAACGCAGCCGGCGAATCTTCAGGGCATCTGGAACGATGATATGAATCCGGCGTGGGATTCAAAATACACGACGAACATCAACGCGCAGATGAATTACTGGGCCGTCGATTCGGCCAATCTCGCCGAACTCGGCAAACCGTTTTACAAAATGATCAGCGAACTGACCGATCAGGGATCGCAGGTCGCGCGCGAGCATTACGGCGCAGGCGGCTGGGTCGTTCATCAAAACACCGACATCTGGCGCGTCGCGGCTCCGATGGACGGTCCGAGTTGGGGAACGTTTACGGTCGGCGGCGCCTGGCTCACGACGCATCTTTGGGAGCACTACGAGTACACGCGGGACACTGCGTTTCTCGCCGAGAATTATCCGGTGATGGAAGGATCGGTCCGGTTCTTTATGGATTTTCTCGTCAAGCATCCGAACGGCAAGTGGCTTGTCACGAATCCCTCGACCTCGCCCGAGAATTTCCCCGACGGCGGCGGCAACAAGCCGTACTTCGACGAGTTTACGGGAAGCCGTCTGCCGGGCACGACGATCTGCGCCGGATCGTCGATCGATATGCAGATCCTCCACGATCTTTTTGGTTATTACATCGAGGCTTCCGAGATTCTCGGCAAACGCTCGGCATTGGTCGACGAGGTCCGTGTCGCGCGCGCGAAGCTTGTCCCGCCCCAGATCGGCTCCGACGGCTCTCTTCAGGAATGGGCCGACGACTGGCGATCGCTCGAGAAAAACCATCGTCACTTTTCGCATCTCTACGGACTCTATCCCGGCCGCGTGCTCTGGGACAAACGCACGCCGGAGTTCATCACGGCGTACAAGAACGTGCTCAACGAACGCGGCGACGGGGGCAAAGGATTCTCGATGGCCTGGAAGATGGCGCTCTGGGCGCGGCTCGGCGACGGCAATCGCGCAAACAAGATCTTCAAGGGTTATCTGAACGAGCAGAGCTGTTCGCAGATGTTCGCCCTCTGCGGCAAATCGCTTCAGGTTGACGGTTCGCTCGGTATGACGGCGGCGATCACCGAGATGCTGGTGCAGTCGCAAGGCGATGCGATCACACTCCTGCCGGCGCTGCCCGACGAATGGAAGTCCGGCCGATTTCGCGGAGTCGTCGCGCGCGGCGGATTTGTACTGGATTTCGAGTGGATGGATCGGCGGCTCACGAAGTTGACGATCCGTTCAAAGGCCGGATCGGTCTTGCGGCTCAAGACCGTATCGCCCGCAACTGTTACAATCGACGGCAAACGGCGAACCGTAACTCCGAATGCTTCGGGAGTCATCGAGATCCCGACCGTGAAGGGCGGCCAATACGTGATTGGATTTCAATCGTAA
- a CDS encoding L-serine ammonia-lyase, iron-sulfur-dependent, subunit alpha, which translates to MTNYPSIFNDAIGPVMRGPSSSHCAASLRIALICRDLMGREIRDILVEFDPNGSLATTHTEQGSDMGLFGGFLGFDADDERLADAERFLSDAGINIAFSIVEIVATHPNTYRITLSNESESHCVTAISTGGGMIEVTEIDGASVSIAGDYFETLVFTNDAAKVAEFVGSRFAFDECEIRSGASKFIEIKAQDFPSPEIIEGLRALDNGVAVKMIKPVLPIRARKDLQVPFISCAEMFEYNKGKDLALWELATHYEAARGNISHEEVFEKMRAIVRIMDNAIKSGLQGTSYDDRILGSQSTQLRTKLEQRRLVGGDANNTVIMYVSAMMEVKSSMGVIVAAPTAGSCGALPGAVFGTAHSLGASEDEIVKAMLSAGLIGVFIAAGATFAAEVGGCMAETGSGAGMAAAAIVGLAGGTLSQSIGAASLALQNSLGLICDPIGNRVEAPCLGRNVMAATNAVACANMALSDYAHLIPLDEVIAAMKEVGDRIHHTLRCTNLGGLSITPAAKEIEASLNSRAFFKNC; encoded by the coding sequence ATGACAAACTATCCAAGCATTTTCAACGACGCGATCGGCCCGGTGATGCGCGGGCCGTCGAGTTCGCATTGCGCGGCGTCGCTTCGGATCGCGCTCATCTGCCGTGATCTGATGGGCAGGGAAATTCGCGACATCCTGGTCGAATTCGATCCGAACGGATCGCTTGCGACGACGCATACCGAACAGGGCTCGGATATGGGTTTGTTCGGCGGCTTTTTGGGATTCGACGCCGACGACGAACGGCTCGCGGATGCCGAGCGATTCCTGTCCGACGCGGGGATCAACATCGCCTTTTCAATCGTCGAAATCGTCGCGACGCATCCCAACACCTACCGGATCACGCTTTCGAACGAAAGCGAATCGCATTGCGTGACGGCGATCTCGACCGGCGGCGGAATGATCGAGGTCACCGAGATCGATGGCGCTTCGGTTTCGATTGCGGGTGATTACTTCGAGACGCTTGTTTTCACGAACGATGCGGCCAAGGTTGCCGAATTCGTCGGCTCGCGTTTCGCGTTTGACGAATGCGAGATTCGAAGCGGCGCGTCGAAGTTCATCGAGATCAAGGCTCAGGACTTCCCGTCGCCCGAGATCATCGAAGGCTTGCGGGCGCTTGATAACGGCGTGGCCGTCAAAATGATCAAGCCCGTCCTGCCCATCCGCGCCCGGAAAGATCTGCAAGTTCCATTTATCAGCTGCGCGGAAATGTTCGAATACAACAAGGGCAAAGACCTCGCGCTGTGGGAACTCGCAACACATTACGAGGCGGCGCGGGGCAACATTTCTCACGAAGAGGTTTTCGAAAAGATGCGCGCGATCGTCCGAATTATGGACAACGCCATCAAGTCGGGTTTGCAGGGAACGAGCTACGACGACCGCATTCTCGGCAGCCAATCAACGCAGCTCCGGACAAAACTCGAACAGCGGAGACTCGTCGGCGGGGACGCCAACAACACGGTCATTATGTATGTTTCCGCGATGATGGAGGTCAAAAGCTCGATGGGCGTGATCGTCGCCGCGCCGACCGCCGGATCGTGCGGAGCACTGCCGGGCGCGGTTTTCGGGACCGCGCATTCGCTCGGAGCGTCGGAAGACGAGATCGTCAAGGCGATGCTTTCCGCCGGCTTGATCGGCGTGTTTATCGCCGCGGGCGCGACGTTTGCGGCAGAGGTCGGCGGCTGTATGGCCGAAACGGGCTCGGGAGCCGGAATGGCCGCCGCGGCGATCGTCGGGTTGGCGGGCGGAACGCTTTCGCAATCGATCGGCGCGGCGTCGCTCGCGCTTCAGAATTCGCTCGGGCTGATTTGCGACCCGATCGGCAACCGCGTCGAGGCACCGTGCCTTGGCCGCAATGTGATGGCCGCGACCAACGCCGTCGCCTGCGCGAATATGGCGCTTTCGGATTACGCGCATCTGATCCCGCTCGACGAGGTCATCGCCGCGATGAAAGAAGTCGGCGACCGCATCCATCACACGCTCCGCTGCACGAATTTGGGAGGGCTGTCAATCACGCCCGCGGCGAAAGAGATCGAAGCGTCGCTGAACAGCAGGGCGTTTTTCAAGAATTGCTGA